The following proteins are co-located in the Prosthecobacter vanneervenii genome:
- a CDS encoding polysaccharide deacetylase family protein, which translates to MRFAFTLLLAILALGALPSCKRIEAKLRRLAEQSGVTPKPPPPPPKPEEPALTPEEQAIEKKLQETAMQDAAAPPPEAPAAPPFELNKSSVVAVLGYHDFRDRGGSPMLISAPKFRDQMQAIKDSKIPVISFSDMMAWKRGEKNIPEEAIVITMDDGWEGVYTYAYPILKEFGFPFTVYLYKKYVNIGGRSMSWDQIREMMKNGCEVGSHSVSHESLKKRPKGGKTEADYQQWLVSELKDSREFLEENLKIKCPSFAYPYGNFDDSIMETALQLGYESLVTVNGQKVTWDTPNGKLGRYIIHGDNDINFKLATSFRGRGDVGSNKFLVADAKNDKGEQLIQLKPKPDSVITERRPLVEADLKKLGTIVPESIKLRIAGLGTVPVEYDPAAMVVRFQFPYKLRREDCALSLSFQRAATQPAEVVSWRFKIDLEAAYQPIQ; encoded by the coding sequence ATGCGTTTTGCCTTTACGCTTCTCCTAGCCATCCTCGCCCTCGGCGCGCTGCCCTCCTGCAAGCGCATCGAGGCCAAGCTGCGCCGCCTCGCCGAGCAGAGTGGCGTCACCCCCAAGCCCCCGCCTCCACCGCCCAAGCCCGAGGAACCCGCCCTCACCCCCGAGGAGCAGGCCATCGAAAAGAAGCTGCAGGAAACCGCCATGCAGGACGCCGCCGCCCCACCTCCCGAGGCCCCGGCTGCACCGCCCTTTGAGCTCAACAAATCCTCCGTCGTCGCCGTCCTCGGCTACCACGACTTCCGCGACCGCGGCGGCAGCCCCATGCTCATCTCCGCGCCCAAGTTCCGCGATCAGATGCAGGCCATCAAAGACTCCAAGATCCCCGTCATCTCCTTCAGCGACATGATGGCCTGGAAGCGCGGGGAGAAAAACATCCCGGAAGAAGCCATCGTCATCACCATGGATGACGGCTGGGAGGGCGTTTACACCTACGCCTATCCCATCCTCAAGGAGTTCGGCTTCCCCTTCACCGTCTATCTCTACAAAAAATACGTCAACATCGGCGGCCGATCCATGAGCTGGGATCAGATCCGCGAGATGATGAAAAACGGCTGTGAAGTCGGCAGCCACAGCGTCTCTCACGAGAGCCTCAAAAAACGCCCCAAAGGTGGCAAGACCGAGGCCGACTACCAGCAGTGGCTCGTCAGCGAACTCAAGGACTCCCGCGAGTTCCTGGAAGAGAACCTCAAGATCAAATGCCCCTCCTTTGCCTATCCCTACGGCAACTTTGACGACTCCATCATGGAGACCGCCCTCCAGCTCGGCTACGAATCCCTCGTCACCGTCAACGGCCAGAAAGTCACCTGGGACACCCCCAATGGCAAACTGGGCCGCTACATCATCCACGGAGACAACGACATCAATTTCAAGCTGGCCACCAGCTTCCGCGGTCGGGGCGATGTCGGCTCCAACAAGTTCCTCGTGGCCGATGCCAAGAACGACAAGGGAGAGCAGCTCATCCAGCTCAAGCCCAAGCCCGACAGCGTCATCACCGAGCGCCGCCCGCTCGTCGAAGCCGACCTCAAAAAGCTCGGCACCATCGTCCCTGAAAGCATCAAGCTCCGCATCGCCGGACTCGGCACCGTGCCCGTGGAGTACGACCCCGCCGCCATGGTGGTGCGCTTCCAGTTCCCCTACAAGCTGCGCCGCGAGGACTGCGCGCTCAGCCTCAGCTTTCAGCGTGCCGCCACCCAGCCTGCCGAGGTGGTCAGCTGGCGCTTCAAGATCGACCTCGAAGCCGCCTACCAGCCCATCCAGTAG
- a CDS encoding thermonuclease family protein translates to MILRLSALLLLLQAATALRAQAPAAEPPALTTARSTFLRQIMADSQLLTQQYERALAKAETEVATAGDYEEARAIRQRREQLQALYSGTASSLATTLPLTQARMMGSAQASGETLSGWRSNGSGAEWQNFRLTPGSYHLEFDANMSDAPVAGSIYASPKFQPQQSAMFAFDEVTLLGNSQENHRAFEIKRSTDETTFSTVRVGPMNFTRNPVTLRFTATDGYPANIIRIRNLRLVPVTDTTAAAAPASVTETTTSTAAMQQATATLKSAIETARKAASSGYLDALHDLAVTRPALKDQIDAEIRRIQRLDDPKKGKSGMHAISSNGDVFSGFEDISDARLADEEPLSGARFKITHEGRTLLVRLLWIDCPPVEEDDSDVKRFAKYFSIEDEDVVAVGRTARDFTATYLRDKPLRLLIRPDRDKDGTLAALLFLPNVGLYQNVLVNHGLASVMPPPREKQHNAMERAFLSTLGSLEAAAKHRKPAPGAWALSEEATERRQP, encoded by the coding sequence ATGATCCTCCGCCTCTCAGCCCTCCTCCTGCTGCTGCAGGCCGCCACGGCCCTGCGGGCGCAGGCTCCTGCGGCGGAGCCCCCGGCGCTCACCACCGCGCGCTCCACCTTCCTCCGCCAGATCATGGCGGACTCCCAGCTCCTCACCCAGCAGTATGAGCGCGCCCTCGCCAAGGCGGAAACCGAAGTCGCCACCGCAGGAGACTACGAGGAGGCACGCGCCATCCGCCAGCGCCGCGAGCAGCTCCAGGCCCTCTACTCCGGCACAGCCTCCAGCCTGGCCACCACCCTGCCGCTCACTCAGGCGCGCATGATGGGCTCCGCCCAGGCCTCCGGGGAAACCCTCAGTGGCTGGCGCTCCAATGGCAGCGGTGCTGAGTGGCAGAACTTCCGCCTCACGCCCGGCAGCTATCATCTCGAATTTGATGCCAACATGAGCGATGCCCCCGTGGCGGGCAGCATCTACGCCTCGCCCAAGTTTCAGCCTCAGCAGAGCGCCATGTTCGCCTTTGATGAGGTCACCCTGCTCGGCAACTCACAAGAAAACCACCGTGCCTTTGAGATCAAGCGCAGCACGGACGAGACCACCTTCTCCACCGTGCGCGTAGGCCCCATGAACTTCACGCGCAACCCCGTCACCCTCCGCTTCACCGCCACGGACGGCTACCCCGCCAACATCATCCGCATTCGCAATCTCCGCCTCGTCCCTGTCACCGACACCACCGCCGCTGCCGCCCCGGCCTCTGTCACCGAGACCACCACCTCCACCGCCGCCATGCAGCAGGCCACGGCCACCCTCAAGAGCGCCATCGAGACCGCCCGCAAGGCCGCCTCCTCCGGCTATCTCGATGCATTGCACGACCTCGCGGTCACACGCCCCGCGCTGAAAGACCAGATCGACGCCGAGATCCGCCGCATCCAGCGGCTGGACGACCCCAAAAAAGGCAAGTCCGGCATGCATGCCATCAGCAGCAATGGCGATGTCTTCAGCGGCTTTGAGGACATCAGCGACGCACGCCTGGCCGATGAGGAGCCCCTCTCCGGCGCACGCTTCAAGATCACCCACGAAGGCCGCACCCTCCTCGTGCGCCTGCTCTGGATCGACTGCCCCCCGGTGGAGGAAGACGACTCCGACGTGAAGCGCTTTGCCAAATACTTCAGCATTGAGGACGAGGACGTCGTGGCTGTGGGCCGCACCGCGCGCGACTTCACCGCCACCTATCTGCGGGACAAGCCTCTGCGCCTGCTCATTCGTCCGGACCGCGACAAGGACGGCACCCTCGCCGCACTGCTCTTCCTGCCAAATGTGGGGCTCTACCAGAATGTGCTGGTCAATCATGGCCTGGCCTCCGTGATGCCGCCTCCGCGTGAAAAGCAGCACAATGCCATGGAGCGCGCCTTTCTCTCCACCCTCGGCTCTCTGGAGGCTGCCGCCAAACACCGCAAGCCCGCCCCCGGTGCCTGGGCCCTCTCCGAAGAGGCCACAGAAAGGAGGCAGCCATGA